GTTCATCGCCGCTGCCCAATTCAACGGCAAGCCGGCACTGTTCATCGTCGAGGCGTCCACGCCGGGCCTGACGGTCAAGGCCGATCGCAGCATGGGGCTGCGCGCGGCGGCCCTCGGACAGATCGAACTGAACGATGTGACCGTGCCGCTCAACGCGCGTCTCGGCGAGGACGGTGCGACCGATCAGGACTACTCCGAGGCGATCGCACTGGCCCGACTCGGTTGGGCCGCACTGGCAGTCGGCACCTCGCACGCGGTGCTCGACTACGTCGTCCCCTACATCAAGGAACGTCACGCGTTCGGTGAGCCGATCGCACACCGCCAGTCGGTGGCATTCATGTGCGCGAACATCGCCATCGAACTCGACGGACTGCGCCTGATCACCTGGCGCGGTGCCGCACGCGCCGAGCAGGGACTGCCGTTCGCCCGCGAGGCCGCGCTCGCCCGCAAGCTCGGCGCCGACAAGGGCATGCAGATCGGTCTGGACGGTGTGCAGTTGCTGGGCGGACACGGCTACACCAAGGAGCACCCCGTCGAACGCTGGTACCGCGACCTTCGGGCCATCGGCATCGCCGAGGGCGTCGTGGTCATCTGACCGTCGTCATCTGATTCGAGCTTCGACCAACCGAAAGACTGATCATGGCAATCAATCTGGAACTGCCCCGCAAGCTTCAGGCAGTCGTCGAGAAGGGCCATCAGGGTGCCGCCGAGATGCTGCGGCCCATCTCGAGGAAGTACGACCTCGCCGAGCACGCCTACCCCGTCGAGCTCGACACCCTGGCCAACCTGTTCGAGGGGATCTCGAGCGCCAAGACGATCTCGTTCGCGGGCGCCGAGGCGTTCCGCGACGACGCCAACGGATCCGGCAAGGACTCGACGGTCAACGGCGCCAACATGTCCGCGCTCCTCAACGCGCTCGAGATCAGCTGGGGCGATGTGGCGCTGCTGCTGTCGGTGCCCCGCCAGGGTCTGGGCAATGCGGCCATCTCCTCGGTCGCCACGCCCGAGCAGCTGGAACGGCTCGGCAAGGACGTGTGGGCCGCGATGGCCATCACCGAACCGGGCTTCGGCTCCGACTCGGCGGCCGTGTCGACCACCGCGGTGCTCGACGGCGACGAGTACGTGATCAACGGCGAGAAGATCTTCGTCACCGCGGGCTCGCGTGCCACCCACATCGTGGTGTGGGCGACGCTCGACAAGTCGTTGGGCCGTGCGGCGATCAAGTCGTTCATCGTGCCGCGCGAGCATCCCGGCGTCACCGTCGAGCGTCTCGAGCGCAAGCTCGGCATCAAGGCGTCCGACACCGCGGTGATCCGGTTCGAGAACGTCCGCATCCCCAAGGACAACCTGCTGGGCGACCCGGAAATCCACGTGGAGAAGGGTTTCGCGGGGGTCATGGAGACCTTCGACAACACCCGGCCCATCGTCGCGGCGATGGCCGTCGGTATCGCCCGCGCTGCACTCGAGGACCTGCGCGCGATCCTCACCGACGCCGGT
This genomic window from Mycolicibacterium goodii contains:
- a CDS encoding acyl-CoA dehydrogenase family protein gives rise to the protein MAINLELPRKLQAVVEKGHQGAAEMLRPISRKYDLAEHAYPVELDTLANLFEGISSAKTISFAGAEAFRDDANGSGKDSTVNGANMSALLNALEISWGDVALLLSVPRQGLGNAAISSVATPEQLERLGKDVWAAMAITEPGFGSDSAAVSTTAVLDGDEYVINGEKIFVTAGSRATHIVVWATLDKSLGRAAIKSFIVPREHPGVTVERLERKLGIKASDTAVIRFENVRIPKDNLLGDPEIHVEKGFAGVMETFDNTRPIVAAMAVGIARAALEDLRAILTDAGVEISYDKPAHAQSAAAAEFLRMEADWEAGYLLTVRSAWQADNNIPNSKEASMGKAKAARVASDITLKAVELAGTTGYSEQTLLEKWARDSKILDIFEGTQQIQQLVVARRLLGLTSAELK